Proteins from one Candida orthopsilosis Co 90-125, chromosome 2 draft sequence genomic window:
- a CDS encoding Kre5 predicted UDP-glucose:glycoprotein glucosyltransferase: MIPWQWITKLSFTICIFSILGSADSARSLTIDVKAPWKKVDFVSNFIESIAGFNSSLYVPTLEGIFGLGESDEVEGRSDRDIYEHLLNQLQLEPTTIDFINFNLVNKKYSARVASHYAHYEMVIEQFGERLKKACAHDSFGNVVETKNGLVPAWVLYNDKIYCSVNDLFALQTDKSNQETFLFDRIIGHNDESPLLAFYGDPTVDQTKGFLKVLYEEARNGKLRFVWRYIPSFSKQLDSLPGYAVELPFRDAEYSPQFRKDLNKDFDLIKGSTAISKVGEDVNDLGIKLTSFILSNRVKSTKFELLQTLVNNLPKFYFYLNKLPQSANYKKVKSKVVGNEQMGLSKESFGIYINGSPIHPLELDVYKLADKIKEELSMIQDLIKHGFNSVQAKLLLSKFGLLSAVKQAQFRTGNTLMGNNENRFKVFQHAFNRKDSSKGGVVFINDIESDSNYGEYSTDRQEVYLGVESRKLKPNQIPPLKENIHDLIFALNLASKKQLKAFFKFSKIILDSGIPQQIGIVPIIGEDPLDEQLATRLYHITGLSDQKEALALLYKYMESSGPDEVHDLLEKVNIPSGFVVDFDTVLNKFSIESPSVIVNGVIHDLFASNWQIAMSKQIEQDNALIKSQLRSGDMNGSLKDILYNNAKSERNLRIHPLDPSEIIYKRIDHDLMRSSIAFKKIDKELENHATIWLVSDFSNSKMVDQLINLLNLMRRRSIQIRVVNVGNSEMFSKLVEKRRLNALTNAEINGIISSLKESELSTGLDEEILHVLEEKHLPVRHSYLLVNSRYIRLDPVILSVDELSQLIEYELSQRLRLMNEVALTYVDEFPQALYEYNSVVSGIDDMDWFDLVSSIITKSFHVDDKTFINDVNRFDFGSLDMSNSIDYEKYDESKLVDVLVIIDPLEKKPQKLINILDAVKDFSFVNVRVLLQPKLEYKREELNERFYQGVFPPSVPQFEDSGYWNDKYLANVVSLPLAIYSINMDVPKRWVVIAKSSPSDVDIGSFKSNKSPISLSFELSNLLIEGNARDIHTGKAPKNLQLQISNGTHSDDTLVMTALNYFQLKALPGVHLLSVESNHSLLSASDNKFDPNVAEIDAVPVSMFSLDGVALQIRTTSRKEKVDQKTKHADINIFTIAGGHEYEKLVGIMIASVKKHNPRKSIKFWILNNYISPQFRALVPLLVKKFDIEIELVTYKWPNFLRKQSSKQREIWAYKILFLDVLFPQDLDRVIFIDADQICRTDLGELVNMDLEGAPYGFTPMCESNKETEGFRFWMSGYWSEVLQDDLKYHISALYVVDLPKFKSIEAGNRLRAHYQKLSSDPNSLSNLDQDLPNNMQRQIKIKSLPQEWLWCETWCSSDTFNEAKMIDLCNNPLTKENKIDTAKRLIPEWVEYEKEVLALIDQTDDILKEEEEEKKDLTIDDNLHGDEVTDDDDFYHDEL, translated from the coding sequence ATGATACCGTGGCAATGGATTACTAAACTACTGTTCACTATATGCATTTTCAGTATACTCGGCTCTGCAGATAGCGCCAGATCCTTGACAATTGATGTGAAAGCTCCTTGGAAAAAAGTTGACTTCGTGTCAAATTTCATAGAAAGTATAGCAGGTTTTAATTCATCGCTATATGTACCTACCTTAGAAGGTATCTTTGGTCTTGGCGAATCTGATGAAGTTGAGGGGAGATCAGACAGAGATATATATGAGcacttgttgaatcaattacaaCTAGAGCCCACTACAATTGActttatcaacttcaatctTGTTAACAAAAAGTATTCTGCACGGGTGGCTTCACATTATGCTCACTATGAAATGGTGATAGAACAGTTTGGGGAGAGACTTAAGAAAGCATGTGCCCATGATTCGTTTGGTAACGTGGTTGAAACCAAGAATGGACTTGTACCTGCGTGGGTCTTGTACAACGATAAAATCTATTGTTCAGTGAATGATTTATTTGCGCTCCAGACTGATAAATCGAATCAAGAGACCTTCTTGTTTGATAGGATAATTGGCCATAATGATGAATCTCCTTTGTTGGCTTTTTATGGCGACCCCACAGTTGATCAAACAAAGGGATTTCTAAAAGTTTTGTACGAAGAAGCTCGTAATGGAAAATTGAGGTTTGTTTGGAGATATATCCCACTGTTTagtaaacaattggattcaTTACCAGGTTATGCAGTAGAGCTACCTTTTAGAGATGCCGAATATTCGCCTCAGTTCAGGAAGGACTTGAacaaagattttgatttgataaaagGTTCAACCGccatttcaaaagttggtGAAGATGTTAATGATTTAGGTATCAAGCTTACCTCTTTTATTTTATCTAACAGagtcaaatcaacaaagtttgaattgCTACAGACATTAGTGAACAATTTGCCGaagttttatttttacttgaacaaattaCCACAGCTGgcaaattacaaaaaggTCAAGTCAAAGGTAGTAGGAAACGAACAAATGGGACTATCGAAAGAATCATTTGGAATTTACATTAATGGCTCCCCAATTCATCCATTAGAGTTGGATGTGTACAAACTTGCAGATAAAATTAAAGAGGAGTTATCCATGATACAGGATCTCATCAAACATGGGTTCAACTCAGTTCAAGCGAAGCTCCTTTTATCCAAGTTTGGGTTACTTTCTGCGGTTAAACAAGCTCAATTTAGAACTGGGAATACATTGATGGGCAACAACGAAAACAGGTTCAAGGTATTCCAACACGCTTTCAATCGCAAAGACTCATCTAAGGGTGGTGTTGTATTCataaatgatattgaaagtGATAGTAATTATGGAGAGTACTCGACAGACCGCCAGGAAGTTTATCTTGGTGTTGAGTCTCGAAAACTTAAGCCCAATCAAATACCCCCACTAAAGGAGAACATCcatgatttgatatttgcATTGAACTTGGCAAGCAAAAAGCAGTTGAAggcatttttcaaattttcaaagattatATTAGATTCGGGTATCCCTCAGCAAATTGGTATTGTGCCGATCATTGGCGAAGATCCATTAGATGAACAGCTTGCCACGCGTTTATACCATATTACCGGGCTACTGGATCAAAAAGAGGCGCTAGCTTTGCTCTATAAATATATGGAATCATCTGGTCCTGACGAGGTTCATGACTTACTAGAGAAAGTAAACATACCTTCTGGATTTGTGGTTGACTTTGATACtgtattgaataaattttcaatagaGCTGCCCTCTGTTATTGTCAATGGGGTAATTCATGATCTTTTTGCATCCAATTGGCAAATTGCTATGAGCAAACAGATAGAACAAGATAATGCACTTATTAAAAGTCAATTGAGACTGGGTGATATGAATGGCAGCCTCAAAGACATTCTATACAATAACGCTAAACTGGAGCGAAACTTACGTATTCATCCATTAGATCCAAGTGAAATTATCTATAAAAGGATTGACCACGACTTGATGAGGTCTTCAATAGCTTTTAAGaaaattgataaagagTTGGAGAATCATGCTACTATATGGTTGGTCTCTGACTTTAGCAATAGCAAAATGGTGGATCAGCTTATTAATTTATTGAACCTTATGAGGCGGAGATCGATTCAGATAAGGGTCGTCAACGTTGGAAACTCAgaaatgttttcaaaattagtGGAAAAGAGGAGGTTGAATGCGTTGACAAATGCCGAAATTAACGGTATAATATCTCTGTTGAAAGAGTCTGAGCTATCAACTGGCTTAGATGAAGAGATTTTGCATGTATTGGAAGAAAAGCATTTACCAGTAAGACATTCATATTTATTGGTAAACTCAAGATACATCAGATTAGATCCTGTCATTTTGAGTGTAGACGAGTTGTCACAACTAATCGAGTACGAACTAAGCCAAAGATTAAGGCTTATGAACGAAGTTGCCCTCACATATGTTGATGAGTTTCCACAAGCCTTATATGAATACAACCTGGTGGTATCTGGGATAGACGATATGGATTGGTTTGACTTAGTATCCAGTATAATCACAAAATCATTTCATGTTGATGACAAGacattcatcaatgatgtAAACCGATTTGACTTTGGTTCCTTGGATATGTCAAATCTGATTGACTATGAAAAGtatgatgaatcaaaactCGTGGATGTATTGGTTATCATCGATCCCCTTGAGAAGAAGCCCCAGAAACTAATCAATATACTCGATGCAGTCAAGGACTTTTCTTTCGTTAATGTGAGGGTTTTACTTCAACCAAAACTTGAATACAAACGGGAAGAATTAAATGAACGATTTTATCAAGGTGTATTTCCTCCTTCCGTGCCGCAATTCGAAGATAGCGGTTATTGGAATGATAAGTATTTGGCAAATGTTGTTTCACTTCCACTAGCTATATATTCTATCAACATGGATGTTCCCAAACGTTGGGTAGTGATTGCAAAGAGCTCTCCGTCGGATGTTGATATCGGCAGTTTTAAATCGAATAAAAGCCCAATATCGCTTTCCTTTGAATTGTCTAATTTACTTATTGAAGGAAATGCTAGAGATATTCACACCGGTAAAGCACCTAAAAACTTGCAACTACAGATCTCCAATGGAACACATTCTGATGATACCTTGGTTATGACAGCATTGAactattttcaattgaaagcaTTGCCTGGTGTCCACCTTCTCAGTGTTGAGTCAAACCACTCGTTGTTGTCTGCCTCAGACAATAAGTTTGATCCAAACGTTGCCGAGATTGATGCTGTTCCAGTATCCATGTTTTCATTGGATGGTGTTGCACTTCAAATAAGGACTACCTCGAGAAAGGAGAAGGTTGATCAGAAGACCAAGCATGCGGatatcaatattttcacAATTGCCGGTGGTCACGAATATGAGAAACTTGTCGGCATCATGATAGCCTCAGTGAAGAAACACAACCCAAGGAAGCTGATCAagttttggattttgaataattaCATCTCTCCTCAATTCAGAGCATTGGTTCCACTTTTGGTTAAGAAGTTTGACATTGAGATCGAGTTGGTAACATACAAGTGGCCTAATTTTTTGCGGAAGCAGAGTAGcaaacaaagagaaatCTGGGCTTACAAGATACTATTTCTTGATGTCCTTTTCCCCCAAGATCTTGATCGTGTTATATTCATTGACGCTGACCAAATATGTCGTACTGATCTTGGAGAGTTGGTGAATATGGATCTAGAAGGAGCACCTTATGGTTTTACTCCAATGTGTGAATCTAACAAAGAAACTGAGGGTTTCAGGTTTTGGATGCTGGGATATTGGTCTGAGGTATTACAAGATGACTTGAAATATCATATTAGTGCCTTgtatgttgttgatttaccTAAGTTCAAATCTATTGAAGCAGGGAATAGATTGCGTGCTCACTATCAAAAGTTATCCAGCGATCCAAACTCATTGAGTAATTTAGATCAAGATTTACCCAATAACATGCAGAGGCagatcaagatcaaaagcTTGCCACAGGAATGGCTTTGGTGTGAAACATGGTGTTCAAGTGACACGTTCAACGAAGCAAAAATGATCGATTTGTGTAATAATCCGTTAACTAAGGAGAACAAGATTGACACCGCAAAGAGGTTGATTCCAGAATGGGTAGAGTACGAAAAAGAAGTGTTGGCCCTAATCGATCAAACAGATGATATTctcaaagaagaagaagaggagaaGAAGGACCTTACTATTGATGACAATTTACACGGTGACGAAGTTACGGACGACGATGATTTTTACCATGATGAGTTGTAG